The genomic DNA CATACACCGATAATAAATAGACTTTACCTTCAGTCTTTATATCTTACTAATGGCTTTACTAATGCTTTTAAGATGAGTTATACGCcattaatgaaaacaatttgTGGATTTCCATGTTGTGAAAAATACTGATGGCAGATGTTTATAACATTcgtccatttttcttttaaagcccATATTGATGAACTGCCTCCTTATAAGTGATCTCTACTAACTCCTTAAACTATCAGCAGCTTCAACCTGCTTGTATGTAGTTCCTTGATCCAGCATTGTCTTTGGTGCGAGTGCTTTCGAAATTTTAGCACCTTTATCCTGGAGTGAGCTACAGAGACAACTTAAACTTGATTACTTGATGGAGGTATGGAAGAATAGAAGAATAGGATTTAAGACTATTTGAGAACTGAATGCACATGTTCTATAACAAACACTGGTAATTTGTTATGTTGCTGTAATTTGATGATTGTTTCAAATCAagttgcttgtttgttttaaattgtttcttGTTCCTTTAAGTGCAACTTTTTGTGCTGCTGTCTTCTCCAGGACATTCTTGTAAAAGAGATTCTGATTCTTAGTGGGaagaaataaagataaaataaatgaaaacaaatcatcatTACTACGGTTTGCCATGTTGGTAATCCATTGATAAAAACTGAAGGGTCCTGTATTTCTTTTACCAGATCTGAAGTTACATACTTGTTTGTTGTTCATGGATTTTGCTCCAGGGCAGGTAAAAGTCAAAAGGGGTAATTCACAACCTGGAAACCCCCATAAATTCTGCTTCCTGTTGCCTTGAAGGTGGTCTATTAAGCATAATTACATCACTCTTGAATATCAATAAAACCATTCAAGAAATTATAACCCGGATAACCAGCACATCTAAATTGTAGGCACCTGCATTTACACCTTGGCCAAGTGTACTTAAGAGAGATTGTGTAAATTGATAATGCCTCTGCTGTACAGTTCATTCAGAGTTTACTATGCGTGGCTTACCTGCCCACAAAGTTTTCCAGGACGGAGCTCTTGCCTGCGCTCTGTCCGCCCACCACGGCGATCTGCGGCAGGTGGAGGCTGCAGCTCTCCCCCACGCTGCTCAGGGCGTCTTGTAGCCGGTTGACCAGCGGGATTAGCTCCTCCATCCCGCGGTTGCCCATCGCAACGGAGCAGCCGGGCTACCGGTCCGGCTCCTTTAAATCCTGTCCTACTCCGGTTCTAGGCTCCGCCAGTCGATAGAGTAGCTACCATTACTAATGGTCACTTACAAGTATACTGTTTTCATTGCTGAAATTTACAAAACTTAAAACGAACACTCTTTTTAAAAGGACGGTGACAACTTTTAAAAATCCGCCAACTTCAGCAGCCGTTAGTTACGTTACCGTGAGTGTGTCCGGCGGTAGTTTCCAAGTTTGTACTCGCATTCAAATCTCCGTAAACAGCTCTTTATAGACATTATTGCTGTTTTAAAAGTCAAAAAAGTTCCCAGTGTGTCGTTTCGCGTCACCTCTGAACACTTTTAGGAAGCTAGCAGCCGCTCGCTGCGTTGAGTTTGGTCCACAGAGGGGAGGAAAACATTCTACTGACAGCTAACGGAATCAAATCTCCTGCGCATGCGCCACAAGCAGATGCAGCAGATAGACAAACTTCATAGCCAATTATGAAAGTACCCTGCCTTTATCAGGCACCGTGCAAGCGTTCACTCCTCTGGCCGACGTCTATTTAAAATCCCACACATCCAGTGAGGAGGGTAGGGCTCTGCTGCAGACCTATAAACACTGCAACTGGAACCACGCTGCAGTGGAGGACTCATCTACTGTAAATAACACGGCTGGATTCTTTGGCAATGAGGGCGTGAGGGTGTGTAGTGCACTGGAAACCAAGGCAAGTGATACAGACACTGAAGGCAACATAACGTTGACAAATATAAGAGCACTAAGCACCACATTATGACGTGAAGGTAAAATGTTCTTTACTTGTGATTGTACATTTTATAcacataatattttttattacattgaACTGAACAGCAAAGTGAAACCACCCTCAAATCACCTCCCCCCGGTCACAAACAAACTTCACTCTACTTTCAGATCTTTCAACAACTCTGCAATGTCTATATGTGGGCTGCTGTCGGTCCCTGTCCTGCTGGAGCACAGTGCGCTCTGCAGACTCTTGGCTCCTTGGTTCAGGGACTGAAGGATGTGAGCAGCGCCCTGTGTTTCACTCTCACCACGTGAGCACAGAAGGATTTCATTGATCTCCTCTTCAATCTTTTTAGAGAGGATGTTGGGAAACACGGCGCTCACACGCTCCAACGTGCTTTTTCTCATGGCCGGGTTGCGACATGCAAGGTTCAGTATGAACACGCCTGGTCAGATTGTAGATGGAGATAGACGAAGAAGAGAggtgtacaaaacaaaaacaaaaacaatttgaaaacattaaacatcaaCTAATTTATCAGCGATGATTAAGTGCCTATGAATGTGTCAGTGACagtaaatacatacatttgGTGTCATTAATTCATAGAAAACATGACAAATTCTAGCAGATGGAGGGAAATAAATACGCCAAAGATACTTTACCTCTGGGGGTTAGCAGACTGGAGACTTTCTGCAGGATTGGGGTTTCCACAaaggcagcaggaggacagcTCATGCCCAGAGAACTGTCTTTATTGTCTACATCGAACATGATGGCATCAAACAAACGAccacctgaagaaaaaaaagatatagcCATAGTCACTTCTTGGTTTTATTGATACGTTCACTGCTGGTGCCTTTCTTTAGAGAGCTCTCTGTTTGATCCGGGGTTCAAAAGCTTCTGAAAAATCAAGGATATTTTCAAGGACTTTTTAGGCAGATTTTCCCTCAAATTGTATGACCCAACACAGCATGGTTTGAGAAACAAGTGCAAGACcttgattttttccccctcaaactcacaaactttttaaaattgaaGGACCAGTGGGAACCCTGTTTCTATCTCCTTCACTCACCTTCTTTCTCCAGAGCACAGATGCGCTCAAGGCCGTCCCCGAGAGTGACAGTCAAACGATCATCTGGTCGGAACCCAAACCATTCCTTTGCCACCTCCATCACAACAGGGTCCAGCTCTACGACCTCAACAGTAACATTGGGTACGAAGTCTCGTAGAAACTGAGGCAGGCCTCCTCCACCAAGCCCCACCAGGAGCACCGACACTGGGACATCTGAGAAGGAAGATGGAGGGGATGAAAAATTCCCAGATGAAGCTCATTGAAGTTGTATTTCCTCCCGCCATGCTACAAGAATGTACAAACCAGGTTTGAACGGACCTTTGTTCTGTGGTGTGCCCACCCCAAGCACGGCAAGGCCGGCCGCCATCACTTCATGGTGAGCACAGCACAGGAAGCCActgtccacagacagagaggctgaGGATGATGTTGGTGCAGCTGTTGGCTTGaccttctttttgtttttcttcttgtgacTGGATGCTGCTGGgataaaaatataaattgaAGCCATCTACATTTTAATAAACTATGATGATATAATAATACTAAATACATCTATATGAATTGTTGGTATTGCTTAGATGGCGAACATATTGATTATcgtaaagaaagagaaaatgaaaaaaaaaaaatacagcatatGAGAGTGGACAAGAGAAAAGAACTGACCAGGATTTGAAGAGACAAGACGGCTCTCTGATTGGACGAGGGCAGCATTAGACAGAAAAATGAGTCTTCGGTACAACTCTCCGTCTTCTCCTTTGACATTCTCCACACAGTACTCCCCGCTCAGCTCACTCACACCCCTGCTGACCTCCTCTCTCCAACCCATGTCACCTCCAACTGACAGAAACGGCACCTGTAACAGGACAAAGAGCTCAAATACACACTCTGATGCCTgcaatattaaatattttattgtacAAAAGAACATCTCTAAAAAGGAATAATTATACGTGTTACCTGCTGGTTGGCTGGCATACCCGGGGGAGCCAGGTCCATTACCATTGGTGAAAGTTCTGACTGGACAGCCTGCATGTCTGTATACTGCTGATTTCTGTGCATTGTCACAATAACCAGGCGCCGAAAGTTAGCGCTGGCTGCCAGCTGCTTTCGACCCTCACTGGAGCTGTAGAGCCAAGCTGTCTCACTGCCTTGTGGCACTGACAGGATGAGCAGACGAGAGAAAAATCATCAAAGAAGACCAAAATACAACCAGTGTGACTTATATAGTAAGGCAGAATAACAGGAGAGCTCACCAATAAAAATAGCAAAGGGGTTTGATCTTGGCACCTTGGCACCCGGGGGACTGTCTTGCACTGTGAGGGTGTATCTGGGAAGGCCTGTCTTGGCATGGCAGAGGGTGAGTGAGAGGTTCGAGCTGGCGTCTGTGCTCGTACGAAGCCTCTTTTTCAAGACAGAGTAAGCCTGATACTCCCTCACAGACGACAACAAATCTGCTACCTGTGTGAGCCGGGTAGGGGCTCCAT from Sparus aurata chromosome 11, fSpaAur1.1, whole genome shotgun sequence includes the following:
- the mettl13 gene encoding eEF1A lysine and N-terminal methyltransferase isoform X1, producing MSLLPRTADEFSSAEYWERFFKKRGEKSFEWYGDYNKLCGVLHKYIKVQHKVLVVGCGNSELSEQLYDVGYKHLTNIDISETVVTHMNQRNAERRPGLTFQQVDATQTPYEDASYQAALDKGTLDAMASEEEGALARNMLAEVGRVLSVGGRYVCVTLAQESVIKLAVEHFVEQGWAVRLHCLQEESGKEEDSFALPVFVLVCTKFRQPMPTPILEMCLGEDGAPTRLTQVADLLSSVREYQAYSVLKKRLRTSTDASSNLSLTLCHAKTGLPRYTLTVQDSPPGAKVPRSNPFAIFIVPQGSETAWLYSSSEGRKQLAASANFRRLVIVTMHRNQQYTDMQAVQSELSPMVMDLAPPGMPANQQVPFLSVGGDMGWREEVSRGVSELSGEYCVENVKGEDGELYRRLIFLSNAALVQSESRLVSSNPAASSHKKKNKKKVKPTAAPTSSSASLSVDSGFLCCAHHEVMAAGLAVLGVGTPQNKDVPVSVLLVGLGGGGLPQFLRDFVPNVTVEVVELDPVVMEVAKEWFGFRPDDRLTVTLGDGLERICALEKEGGRLFDAIMFDVDNKDSSLGMSCPPAAFVETPILQKVSSLLTPRGVFILNLACRNPAMRKSTLERVSAVFPNILSKKIEEEINEILLCSRGESETQGAAHILQSLNQGAKSLQSALCSSRTGTDSSPHIDIAELLKDLKVE
- the mettl13 gene encoding eEF1A lysine and N-terminal methyltransferase isoform X2; the protein is MSLLPRTADEFSSAEYWERFFKKRGEKSFEWYGDYNKLCGVLHKYIKVQHKVLVVGCGNSELSEQLYDVGYKHLTNIDISETVVTHMNQRNAERRPGLTFQQVDATQTPYEDASYQAALDKGTLDAMASEEEGALARNMLAEVGRVLSVGGRYVCVTLAQESVIKLAVEHFVEQGWAVRLHCLQEESGKEEDSFALPVFVLVCTKFRQPMPTPILEMCLGEDGAPTRLTQVADLLSSVREYQAYSVLKKRLRTSTDASSNLSLTLCHAKTGLPRYTLTVQDSPPGAKVPRSNPFAIFIVPQGSETAWLYSSSEGRKQLAASANFRRLVIVTMHRNQQYTDMQAVQSELSPMVMDLAPPGMPANQQVPFLSVGGDMGWREEVSRGVSELSGEYCVENVKGEDGELYRRLIFLSNAALVQSESRLVSSNPASSHKKKNKKKVKPTAAPTSSSASLSVDSGFLCCAHHEVMAAGLAVLGVGTPQNKDVPVSVLLVGLGGGGLPQFLRDFVPNVTVEVVELDPVVMEVAKEWFGFRPDDRLTVTLGDGLERICALEKEGGRLFDAIMFDVDNKDSSLGMSCPPAAFVETPILQKVSSLLTPRGVFILNLACRNPAMRKSTLERVSAVFPNILSKKIEEEINEILLCSRGESETQGAAHILQSLNQGAKSLQSALCSSRTGTDSSPHIDIAELLKDLKVE